A stretch of the Candidatus Goldiibacteriota bacterium HGW-Goldbacteria-1 genome encodes the following:
- a CDS encoding chemotaxis protein CheA, whose protein sequence is MMNMDSYREVFMEEARENVNNLNNSLLDLEKNLDDLTPVNELFRAAHTLKGMSATMGYDRMAGFTHILEEVLDSVRSGKTRPTLEIMNLLFKSVDALSDFIDSIAETNSDYSAGAAIVADSIKKQLDAGQPLPVQSAPKITAKKSEVRKETPLTEAAGFNVKADEKIVSEAMAKSMKVYLIKTILVENCAFKNVRSFMVSRNLSEKGEIIGSYPSSRDIEEGKFDSEFEFVFATALGVQETKSLVLKVSEVKDVNIKELTAEKTAEAVLSQPEKNAPVKPEENPREGEQKKHSSAQSVRVNIEKLDTLMNLVGELVINKIRFDQIAKEKKYELLNDTVEEFDRVIDELQIEITSVRMLPVSHIFDRYPRSVRDLAMQAGKQVEVEIEGGDIEIDRTVLEEMNEPLLHLIRNSLAHGIEMPDVRIKAGKNPKGVIRLSAKRERNSVIIEVSDDGAGINTAAVRKKALERKVVTEERLKNMNDDEVVALIALPGFSTMESVNKVSGRGVGVDVVKTKVEGFGGIFRIENYPKEGSKFILKLPLTLAIVQALLVKAGKETYSIPVIHTVETFESFEKEYRYIQNRKVIILREEVIPVYSLMELLGKKRVEAEVHELVIVDVRDKKAAIEVDRVIGQQEVAIKSLGEFLKFAKGFSGVTILGDGSISLIVDITSLL, encoded by the coding sequence ATGATGAATATGGACAGTTACAGGGAAGTCTTTATGGAAGAGGCCAGGGAAAATGTCAATAACCTGAACAATTCCCTTTTGGACCTTGAAAAAAATCTTGATGATTTAACGCCGGTCAATGAACTTTTCAGGGCTGCGCATACTTTAAAAGGCATGTCGGCCACTATGGGTTACGACAGAATGGCCGGATTTACCCATATACTTGAAGAAGTGCTTGATTCTGTGCGTTCCGGCAAAACAAGGCCGACGCTGGAAATAATGAACCTGCTGTTTAAAAGTGTGGACGCGCTTTCTGATTTTATTGATTCCATTGCAGAGACTAACAGCGATTATTCAGCCGGCGCCGCAATTGTGGCAGACAGCATAAAAAAACAGCTTGATGCGGGGCAGCCGCTGCCTGTTCAAAGCGCGCCAAAAATTACGGCAAAAAAATCCGAGGTAAGAAAAGAAACACCTTTGACAGAAGCCGCAGGATTTAACGTGAAAGCGGATGAAAAAATAGTAAGTGAAGCCATGGCAAAATCAATGAAAGTATACCTTATTAAAACAATCCTTGTTGAAAACTGCGCGTTTAAAAACGTGCGTTCATTTATGGTGTCAAGAAACCTTTCCGAGAAAGGCGAAATAATAGGCTCTTACCCGTCTTCCCGGGATATAGAAGAAGGAAAATTTGACAGTGAATTTGAATTTGTTTTTGCAACGGCGCTTGGCGTACAGGAAACAAAATCACTTGTGTTAAAAGTGTCCGAGGTTAAAGATGTTAATATTAAAGAATTAACGGCTGAAAAAACGGCAGAAGCTGTTTTGTCACAGCCGGAAAAAAACGCGCCTGTTAAGCCGGAAGAAAACCCTCGTGAAGGGGAACAGAAAAAACATTCTTCGGCGCAGAGCGTAAGGGTGAACATTGAAAAATTGGACACGCTTATGAACCTTGTGGGAGAGCTTGTCATCAACAAGATAAGGTTTGACCAGATAGCCAAGGAAAAAAAATATGAACTTCTTAATGATACAGTGGAAGAATTTGACAGGGTTATAGACGAGCTGCAGATAGAAATTACAAGCGTAAGAATGCTTCCCGTGTCGCATATTTTTGACAGGTATCCGCGTTCTGTCCGCGACCTTGCAATGCAGGCGGGCAAACAGGTGGAAGTGGAAATAGAAGGCGGGGATATTGAAATTGACAGGACTGTGTTAGAAGAGATGAACGAACCGCTGCTTCACCTGATAAGAAATTCGCTTGCCCATGGTATAGAAATGCCGGATGTAAGGATAAAAGCCGGTAAAAATCCCAAGGGTGTAATCAGACTTTCAGCTAAAAGGGAGCGCAACTCCGTAATAATAGAGGTGTCTGATGACGGCGCCGGAATTAACACCGCGGCGGTAAGAAAAAAAGCGCTGGAAAGAAAAGTGGTTACTGAAGAGCGTCTTAAAAATATGAATGATGATGAAGTGGTGGCGCTTATTGCCCTTCCGGGTTTTTCCACTATGGAAAGCGTGAATAAAGTTTCGGGACGCGGCGTGGGTGTGGATGTGGTTAAAACTAAGGTAGAAGGTTTTGGCGGTATATTCAGGATAGAAAATTATCCGAAAGAGGGCTCTAAATTTATACTTAAACTGCCGCTTACCCTGGCAATTGTACAGGCGCTGCTTGTAAAAGCCGGCAAGGAAACATATTCCATACCGGTTATTCACACGGTGGAAACATTTGAAAGTTTTGAAAAAGAGTACCGCTATATTCAGAACAGAAAAGTAATAATATTAAGAGAAGAAGTTATACCTGTTTACAGTTTAATGGAACTGCTTGGAAAAAAACGCGTTGAAGCTGAAGTGCACGAACTTGTGATAGTGGATGTAAGGGATAAAAAGGCGGCCATAGAAGTGGACCGCGTGATAGGTCAACAGGAAGTGGCGATAAAGAGCCTGGGTGAATTTTTAAAATTCGCTAAAGGATTTTCCGGCGTCACCATCCTGGGAGACGGAAGTATAAGCTTAATTGTGGATATCACTTCGCTGCTTTAA
- a CDS encoding two-component system response regulator translates to MAKRVLIADDAAFMRMMLKNILTEGGYEVVGEAGNGREAVELYRKLLPDMLISDMVMPEMGGIDTLREIMKDYPNANVLICSAIGQQALVIEAIQAGAKDYIVKPFDQSNVLETVGKILGV, encoded by the coding sequence ATGGCAAAAAGAGTATTAATAGCTGATGACGCGGCGTTTATGAGAATGATGCTGAAAAATATACTTACCGAAGGCGGATACGAAGTTGTAGGCGAAGCCGGAAACGGGCGTGAGGCTGTTGAACTTTATAGAAAACTTTTGCCTGACATGCTTATTTCAGATATGGTTATGCCTGAAATGGGCGGAATTGACACGTTAAGGGAGATAATGAAAGATTATCCTAATGCCAACGTGCTTATCTGCAGTGCTATCGGCCAGCAGGCGCTTGTAATTGAAGCCATTCAGGCCGGGGCAAAGGACTATATTGTAAAACCTTTTGATCAGTCAAACGTGCTTGAAACTGTGGGAAAGATACTGGGTGTATAG
- a CDS encoding chemotaxis protein CheD (catalyzes the conversion of glutamine residues to glutamate on methyl-accepting chemotaxis receptors): MSDKSIKVGMGELHTGGSGDVLTAYGIGSCIVVVCFDVEKPRAGMLHAMLPEKIGKGHDKNRYADTGIENLVKAMIDMGVNIKDMRAKIFGGARMFEIGSQGDSIGNRNVKKAKEILEKKGILILGEDTGSNYGRTIEYFVTEKKAKVKSFGRDIKIV, from the coding sequence ATGTCTGATAAAAGCATTAAGGTTGGTATGGGAGAACTGCACACGGGCGGAAGCGGGGATGTGTTAACCGCTTATGGTATAGGATCCTGTATTGTGGTGGTGTGTTTTGACGTTGAAAAACCCAGGGCCGGAATGCTTCACGCTATGCTTCCGGAAAAGATAGGCAAAGGGCATGATAAGAACAGATATGCGGATACAGGAATTGAAAATCTTGTAAAGGCAATGATAGACATGGGAGTAAATATAAAAGATATGCGCGCGAAGATTTTTGGCGGAGCGAGGATGTTTGAAATAGGAAGTCAAGGCGACTCTATAGGAAACAGAAATGTGAAAAAAGCAAAAGAAATACTTGAGAAAAAGGGAATTCTGATATTGGGAGAAGATACCGGAAGTAATTACGGAAGGACAATAGAATACTTTGTAACTGAAAAAAAAGCGAAAGTGAAAAGTTTTGGCAGGGATATTAAAATAGTGTGA
- a CDS encoding tyrosine recombinase, with translation MSEPENSPELELYLRHLLHEKNYSPKTAESYGNDIRQFLKHTGGFEKADETSIRAFMEKMSRAKYNRNSVIRKIVACRNFYRFLLRSKKITSNPFEYILTPKAEKRLPGFLTEAETAALLETPDISQFFGLRDRAILEFIYSTGVRIDELVKLNSGDIDYVNEEIKVLGKGSKERIVPVGGIALNILKQYIRELKSKFDSGPLFVNKNGTRLTARSIERMMKKYVLKAGIQKEVTPHTLRHSYATHLLDRGADLRSVQELLGHSSLSTTQIYTHLTVARLKKEYDKAHPRAKK, from the coding sequence ATGAGTGAGCCGGAAAACAGCCCGGAACTTGAACTGTACCTGCGCCACCTTTTACACGAAAAGAATTATTCGCCCAAGACTGCCGAAAGTTACGGCAATGACATACGTCAGTTTTTAAAACATACCGGCGGTTTTGAAAAAGCCGATGAAACATCAATAAGGGCATTTATGGAAAAAATGTCCCGCGCTAAATACAACCGCAATTCTGTCATAAGAAAAATAGTGGCGTGCAGAAATTTTTACAGGTTTCTGCTGCGCTCCAAAAAAATTACATCCAACCCTTTTGAATACATCTTAACCCCCAAAGCCGAAAAACGGCTGCCCGGTTTTTTAACCGAAGCGGAAACAGCGGCGCTTCTGGAAACCCCGGACATAAGCCAATTTTTCGGGCTGCGCGACAGGGCAATACTTGAATTCATTTATTCCACCGGTGTGCGAATAGATGAACTTGTAAAACTTAATTCAGGTGATATTGATTACGTGAATGAAGAAATAAAAGTTCTGGGAAAAGGTTCCAAAGAGCGCATAGTACCCGTTGGGGGAATCGCGCTTAATATACTTAAACAGTATATAAGGGAATTAAAATCAAAGTTTGATTCCGGCCCTTTGTTTGTCAATAAAAACGGGACGCGGCTTACCGCAAGAAGCATAGAAAGAATGATGAAAAAATATGTATTGAAAGCCGGCATACAAAAAGAAGTGACCCCGCATACGCTAAGGCATTCATATGCCACGCATCTTTTAGACCGCGGCGCCGACCTGCGCTCCGTGCAGGAACTTTTAGGACACAGCAGCCTGTCCACAACCCAGATATACACCCACTTAACCGTGGCAAGGCTGAAAAAGGAATACGATAAAGCACACCCAAGGGCGAAGAAATAG
- the dprA gene encoding DNA-protecting protein DprA yields the protein MGKFCTEKDALIAINTIPAIGGIKLRRLINAFGTCLDIFDAPQQMLMGVEGIGEQIARDILALTPEITEREEDACEKHSIRIICLDDIEYPKQLKTIYDPPPVLYMAGVDYQETALPLAIVGTRQCTEYGEAAVRRMVQRMRAIFSDFSIISGLATGIDSRAHRAALNSGVYTAGVLGFGFGQLLTMANRPLIKEMLEKATIISEFPFYAEGLKQNFPQRNRVISGLAKGVLVVEAGEKSGTMITADFALEQGREVFAVPGSIFSLKSRGANRLISQGAKIAQDADDILIEFFEDIKIPEKESETAVNTALKLTDDEKKVYEKISFEKKHVDIIAFESNIDVIKLSSMLTLLEMKGAVRQLAGMNFVRNR from the coding sequence ATGGGAAAATTCTGCACGGAAAAAGACGCGTTAATTGCCATTAATACAATTCCCGCAATCGGCGGGATAAAACTCCGCAGGCTTATAAATGCTTTTGGCACATGCCTTGATATATTTGACGCGCCGCAGCAGATGCTTATGGGGGTTGAAGGGATAGGCGAACAGATTGCGCGTGACATACTTGCCTTAACCCCGGAAATTACCGAACGTGAAGAAGATGCGTGCGAAAAACATTCCATCAGGATTATCTGCCTGGATGACATAGAATATCCAAAGCAGTTAAAGACCATTTACGACCCGCCTCCGGTCCTGTACATGGCAGGGGTGGACTATCAGGAGACAGCGCTTCCGCTTGCGATAGTGGGCACCAGGCAGTGCACGGAATATGGTGAAGCCGCGGTAAGGCGAATGGTTCAGCGTATGCGCGCAATTTTTTCAGATTTTTCCATAATCAGCGGGCTTGCCACCGGCATAGACAGCAGGGCACACAGGGCGGCGTTAAACAGCGGTGTGTATACGGCGGGTGTTTTAGGTTTTGGGTTCGGGCAGCTTTTGACAATGGCAAACAGGCCCCTTATAAAAGAGATGCTTGAAAAGGCGACTATAATATCCGAATTTCCGTTTTACGCGGAAGGGTTAAAGCAGAACTTTCCTCAGCGCAACAGGGTTATAAGCGGGCTTGCCAAAGGCGTGCTGGTGGTGGAAGCCGGAGAGAAAAGCGGCACAATGATAACGGCTGATTTCGCGCTGGAGCAGGGCAGGGAAGTTTTTGCGGTTCCGGGGTCAATATTTTCCTTAAAGTCGCGCGGCGCCAACAGGCTTATTTCACAGGGTGCAAAGATAGCGCAGGACGCGGACGACATTTTAATAGAATTTTTTGAAGACATAAAAATACCCGAAAAAGAGAGTGAAACAGCCGTAAATACGGCGTTAAAACTGACTGACGATGAAAAAAAGGTATATGAAAAAATAAGTTTTGAAAAAAAACATGTTGACATTATAGCGTTTGAAAGTAATATTGATGTAATTAAATTGAGTTCCATGCTGACTCTTCTTGAAATGAAGGGCGCGGTAAGGCAGCTTGCTGGAATGAATTTTGTCCGCAACAGGTAA
- a CDS encoding chemotaxis protein CheW, producing the protein MEKKIVGFRLKGEEFAFNIMKVVEIIRLKQITPVPTAPSFIEGVINLRGKIIPIIDLRKRFMLHEDKRGKNVRIIIIEMHGNQLVGVIVDEVTQVITVPEEQILPAPPSIVSVGGRYIEAVVQLDEKIIVFLDIEKIFSDQENTEMQGISMMEAGIEESPDS; encoded by the coding sequence GTGGAAAAGAAAATAGTGGGTTTCAGGCTTAAGGGAGAGGAATTTGCCTTTAACATAATGAAAGTGGTTGAAATTATAAGGTTAAAGCAGATAACACCCGTGCCTACGGCGCCGTCTTTTATTGAAGGCGTAATAAATTTAAGGGGAAAAATTATTCCCATTATAGACCTGCGTAAACGGTTTATGCTGCATGAAGACAAGCGCGGAAAAAACGTAAGGATAATAATAATTGAAATGCACGGGAATCAGCTTGTTGGCGTGATTGTGGACGAAGTCACGCAGGTAATTACCGTGCCGGAAGAACAGATACTGCCGGCGCCGCCTTCCATAGTAAGCGTCGGAGGAAGGTATATAGAAGCCGTGGTTCAGCTGGACGAAAAAATAATAGTATTTCTTGACATAGAAAAAATATTTTCTGACCAGGAAAATACCGAGATGCAGGGAATATCAATGATGGAGGCAGGAATTGAAGAAAGTCCTGATAGTTGA
- a CDS encoding two-component system response regulator, protein MKKVLIVDDTKFMRSMLRNILKKKDIEVVGEAVNGKDAVEKYRELKPDLVTMDIIMPEMNGIEAVKAILSEDPSAKILMCSAMGQQAMVIEAIQAGARDFVIKPFQPARVLEAVDRTLQEN, encoded by the coding sequence TTGAAGAAAGTCCTGATAGTTGACGATACAAAGTTTATGAGAAGCATGCTGCGCAATATTCTTAAAAAAAAGGATATTGAAGTGGTGGGCGAAGCTGTAAACGGCAAAGATGCCGTTGAAAAATACAGGGAGTTAAAACCCGACCTTGTTACTATGGATATTATAATGCCGGAAATGAATGGTATAGAAGCCGTAAAAGCCATTTTATCAGAAGACCCTTCCGCAAAAATACTTATGTGCAGCGCCATGGGGCAGCAGGCAATGGTTATAGAGGCAATTCAGGCCGGGGCCAGAGATTTTGTTATTAAACCTTTTCAACCCGCAAGGGTTCTGGAGGCGGTTGACAGAACGCTTCAGGAGAACTGA
- a CDS encoding chemotaxis response regulator protein-glutamate methylesterase, which produces MGKIRVLVVDDSAFMRKIIPQILQEDDGIEVIDTAKDGQEAFKKTIELKPDVITLDVEMPKMNGLATLGYIMSERPTPVIMLSAYTPKGAEITLQALEYGAVDFVCKPSGEISIDIKKVKDELISKIKIAATTDASKLTFFAPETVEKKAPEKEKEVKDFVLVIIATSTGGPRALSEFIPKIPRNLPAAYLVVQHMSQGFTKTLAERLNSQSLISIKEAEDGEIITAGRAYVAPGNFHMEIEKIDGNYIIALNQKPTRLGVRPSADMTLFSAAEKFEGKSIAVVLTGMGKDGSAGVERLKAKKALVLAQDKDSSVIYGMPRAVIERGLADEVSSIAGMKDALVSAIARITGGK; this is translated from the coding sequence ATGGGAAAGATAAGGGTCCTTGTTGTAGACGATTCCGCTTTCATGAGAAAAATCATTCCTCAAATCCTTCAGGAAGATGACGGAATTGAGGTTATAGACACCGCGAAAGACGGGCAGGAAGCCTTTAAGAAAACCATTGAATTAAAACCCGATGTAATCACCCTTGATGTGGAAATGCCAAAAATGAACGGGCTTGCCACCCTTGGTTATATAATGAGCGAGCGTCCCACGCCGGTTATAATGCTTTCCGCTTATACTCCCAAAGGGGCGGAAATTACCCTTCAGGCGCTTGAATATGGCGCTGTGGATTTTGTATGTAAACCTTCCGGTGAAATTTCCATAGACATAAAAAAAGTAAAAGACGAACTTATAAGCAAGATAAAAATTGCGGCAACCACCGACGCTTCAAAACTTACATTTTTTGCGCCGGAAACAGTTGAAAAAAAAGCGCCGGAAAAAGAGAAAGAAGTAAAAGATTTTGTCCTTGTAATTATCGCGACTTCCACGGGCGGGCCAAGGGCGCTTTCCGAATTTATACCGAAAATTCCAAGGAACCTTCCTGCCGCGTATCTGGTAGTACAGCACATGTCGCAGGGTTTTACAAAAACGCTTGCAGAAAGGCTTAACAGCCAGTCGCTTATCAGTATTAAAGAAGCGGAAGACGGCGAAATAATAACAGCGGGAAGGGCATACGTGGCGCCGGGAAATTTCCACATGGAAATTGAAAAAATTGACGGAAATTATATTATAGCGCTTAACCAGAAACCCACAAGGCTGGGTGTAAGGCCAAGCGCAGATATGACGCTGTTTTCAGCGGCTGAAAAATTTGAAGGCAAATCAATTGCAGTGGTTCTTACCGGAATGGGCAAGGACGGATCAGCCGGAGTAGAGCGCTTAAAGGCAAAAAAAGCCCTTGTGCTTGCACAGGATAAAGACAGCAGTGTAATTTATGGAATGCCCAGGGCGGTAATCGAAAGAGGATTGGCTGATGAAGTATCATCCATCGCAGGGATGAAAGACGCGCTTGTGTCGGCAATTGCGCGTATAACGGGCGGCAAATGA
- a CDS encoding type I DNA topoisomerase, with protein MSATGKPGGHTLSDSTEEIKKKSPAKKAKPAAKKKKAVKSKKSGKEKSGKIILVESPTKVNTIKKFVAGKYKVLATKGHIFDLPKTKLGVDVENDFTPTYIVMKDKKKILKEIKEETKNAAEIYLATDPDREGEAICWHVANEILRVQKEPGSQKIVRVTFNEITKSAVLNALDNPREININLVNAQQARRVLDRLVGYRLSPLLWKVLRKGLSAGRVQSVALKLIVDRQVEIDAFNPVEYWSVKGLFEKLNAGKFEAKLTEKNGEKIDLKAEPDSAVVVAELQNQQYTVSDVVKKERRRKQYPPFITSTLQQDAAKRFRFTAQKTMMLAQQLYEGVEIKGEGHVGLITYMRTDSLRVSAEAQQEAMKYIGENLGAEYVPAEPNFYKSKKSSQDAHEAIRPSSAYRNLGAIKDSLDPDQFKIYSIIWKRFMASQSVPAVFDDTRVKIAAGPYTLQANGSIKKFDGFMKLYDEEPKEQEGGEQDSNDGSQEQALLPELNTGDALNLLELMPEQHFTQPPPYFTDASLVKALEEKDIGRPSTYAPIISTLVYRKYVDRDRGKFMPTELGTLVSGILSKNFPTIINEEFTAKMEGDLDRVEEGSVEWKTLLKGFFANLTELIAAAEPHMDEMKRELEGNIEEKCEKCGSRMIIKWGRFGKFLSCEKYPECKNAKPMEGMEREQEKIEGSCPDCSSPLLLKRGPYGAFIACSRYPECKYTKQHIIKAGVPCPECGGDIIERTFKMTRKFYGCSNYPKCKFMVWDKPIDEKCPKCAAPFLLEKWRKNNVTVYCRQCDYKYDKETVSNE; from the coding sequence TTGTCCGCAACAGGTAAACCAGGAGGTCATACATTGTCTGACAGCACCGAAGAAATAAAAAAGAAAAGCCCGGCGAAAAAGGCAAAACCGGCCGCAAAGAAGAAAAAAGCGGTTAAATCAAAAAAGTCCGGCAAAGAAAAAAGCGGAAAGATTATACTTGTTGAGTCTCCCACCAAGGTTAATACCATTAAAAAGTTTGTTGCCGGCAAATATAAAGTGCTTGCCACCAAAGGGCACATCTTTGACCTTCCCAAGACAAAACTGGGTGTGGACGTTGAAAATGACTTCACCCCGACCTATATAGTAATGAAGGATAAAAAGAAAATATTAAAGGAAATAAAAGAAGAGACAAAAAATGCCGCAGAAATATATCTGGCTACTGACCCTGACCGCGAAGGAGAGGCAATCTGCTGGCACGTTGCCAACGAAATTCTGCGCGTGCAGAAAGAACCCGGCTCCCAAAAGATAGTAAGGGTGACTTTTAATGAAATTACAAAGTCCGCTGTTTTAAACGCGCTTGATAACCCGCGCGAAATAAACATAAACCTTGTAAACGCCCAGCAGGCAAGAAGGGTGTTAGACAGGCTTGTAGGTTACCGCTTAAGCCCGCTGTTATGGAAAGTATTAAGGAAAGGGCTGTCGGCAGGAAGGGTGCAGTCAGTTGCGTTAAAATTAATTGTGGACAGGCAGGTAGAAATTGATGCCTTTAACCCCGTGGAATACTGGAGCGTAAAAGGGTTATTTGAAAAATTAAATGCCGGTAAATTTGAAGCCAAGCTTACGGAAAAAAACGGCGAAAAAATAGATTTAAAAGCAGAGCCGGATTCGGCTGTCGTTGTGGCGGAACTTCAAAATCAGCAGTACACAGTTTCTGATGTGGTGAAAAAAGAAAGAAGGCGCAAGCAGTACCCGCCTTTTATAACCAGCACCCTGCAGCAGGATGCCGCAAAGCGTTTCAGGTTTACCGCGCAGAAGACCATGATGCTGGCGCAGCAGCTTTATGAAGGTGTTGAAATTAAAGGCGAAGGGCATGTGGGTTTAATAACATACATGAGAACTGACAGCTTAAGGGTATCCGCGGAAGCCCAGCAGGAAGCCATGAAATACATAGGTGAAAACCTGGGGGCTGAATATGTGCCTGCGGAACCGAATTTCTATAAAAGCAAAAAATCTTCACAGGACGCGCATGAAGCCATAAGGCCGTCATCCGCTTACAGAAATTTAGGCGCAATAAAAGACAGCCTTGACCCGGATCAGTTTAAGATATACTCCATAATATGGAAAAGATTCATGGCGTCACAGAGCGTGCCCGCCGTATTTGACGACACGCGCGTAAAAATAGCCGCCGGCCCTTATACGCTTCAGGCAAACGGGTCAATTAAGAAATTTGACGGTTTCATGAAACTTTATGACGAAGAACCCAAAGAACAGGAAGGCGGGGAACAGGATTCAAATGACGGCAGCCAGGAACAGGCGCTGCTTCCCGAATTAAACACAGGCGACGCGCTTAACCTTCTTGAATTAATGCCGGAGCAGCATTTTACACAGCCGCCGCCGTATTTTACGGACGCTTCGCTTGTAAAAGCGCTGGAAGAAAAAGATATAGGCAGGCCGTCCACTTACGCGCCAATTATATCCACCCTTGTATACAGAAAATACGTGGACAGGGACAGGGGCAAATTTATGCCTACGGAACTTGGCACGCTTGTGTCGGGCATTCTGTCAAAGAATTTCCCCACAATTATAAATGAAGAATTTACCGCTAAAATGGAAGGCGACCTTGACCGCGTGGAAGAAGGAAGCGTGGAATGGAAGACGCTGTTAAAGGGTTTCTTTGCCAATTTAACGGAACTTATAGCGGCGGCGGAACCGCATATGGATGAAATGAAGCGCGAGCTTGAAGGCAATATTGAAGAAAAGTGCGAAAAATGCGGCAGCAGGATGATAATAAAGTGGGGCAGGTTCGGAAAATTCCTGTCCTGCGAAAAATATCCCGAATGCAAAAACGCCAAGCCGATGGAAGGAATGGAAAGGGAGCAGGAAAAAATAGAAGGAAGCTGCCCTGACTGCAGCAGCCCGCTTTTATTAAAACGCGGCCCGTACGGCGCCTTTATCGCGTGTTCGCGCTACCCTGAATGTAAGTACACAAAACAGCACATAATAAAAGCCGGCGTTCCGTGTCCGGAATGCGGCGGCGATATAATAGAAAGAACGTTTAAGATGACCAGAAAATTTTACGGGTGCAGCAATTACCCAAAGTGCAAATTCATGGTCTGGGATAAGCCCATAGATGAAAAGTGCCCCAAATGCGCGGCGCCTTTCCTTCTTGAAAAATGGCGCAAAAATAACGTGACGGTATACTGCAGGCAGTGCGATTACAAGTATGACAAGGAAACTGTTTCGAATGAGTGA
- a CDS encoding CheY-P-specific phosphatase CheC, which produces MPDDSLLTLTEVQVDALKEVGNVGAGHAATALSQLLKRKIMISVPQVKILKLKEVENLLGDSNTLVAGIIMNVLGDVTAKILLLLTRESALSLADMLLQNPAGTTKVLSEVGNSAIKETGNILAGAYMNALNEFLGLLLLPSVPSLVFDISGAILNSLSEGFEGMSNHILSIETQFSEANDKVIKGYLLLVPDIPSVQVLLSAIKVD; this is translated from the coding sequence ATGCCGGATGATTCACTGCTGACGCTGACTGAAGTTCAGGTGGATGCGCTTAAAGAAGTGGGTAATGTGGGTGCGGGACACGCGGCCACCGCGCTGTCGCAGCTTTTAAAAAGAAAAATTATGATATCAGTGCCGCAGGTTAAGATATTAAAACTTAAGGAAGTGGAAAACCTGCTTGGGGATTCCAATACCCTTGTCGCGGGCATAATAATGAACGTGCTTGGCGACGTGACTGCAAAAATTCTGCTTTTGCTTACAAGGGAAAGCGCGCTGTCGCTTGCGGATATGCTGCTGCAGAATCCGGCCGGCACCACCAAAGTGCTGTCAGAAGTCGGCAATTCCGCCATAAAAGAGACCGGCAACATCCTTGCCGGCGCATATATGAATGCCCTTAATGAATTTCTGGGGCTGTTATTATTGCCGTCTGTACCCAGCCTGGTTTTTGACATATCGGGCGCTATTTTAAATTCTCTTTCAGAAGGGTTTGAAGGCATGTCAAATCATATTCTTTCCATTGAAACCCAGTTCTCAGAGGCAAATGATAAAGTGATAAAAGGGTATCTGCTGTTAGTACCTGATATTCCTTCCGTACAAGTGCTGCTGTCAGCCATAAAGGTGGATTAA
- a CDS encoding CheY-P-specific phosphatase CheC: MTIKLSDFHKDALREMGNIGAGNAATALSQLLGKDVSLSVPKVLMVPVDKMVDRIEFKNEIVAAVYLKIFGDITGRALMIFPQNKVFLIVDLLMRRALGTTKEFGENEQSALKEIGNILISSYMNAIAKLMGLNSVPSVPALAVDMVEAVFQTVSAEIAETGSEALLIETDMVEETAKIQATVFLIPDEESMRKILTSLDNTASGA; the protein is encoded by the coding sequence ATGACCATTAAACTTAGTGATTTTCATAAAGACGCCCTTCGTGAAATGGGAAATATTGGCGCCGGCAACGCGGCGACCGCGCTTTCACAGCTTTTGGGAAAAGATGTTTCCTTAAGCGTTCCAAAAGTTTTAATGGTTCCTGTGGATAAAATGGTGGACAGGATAGAATTTAAAAATGAGATTGTAGCCGCTGTTTACCTGAAAATTTTCGGAGATATTACAGGCAGGGCGCTGATGATATTTCCGCAGAATAAAGTATTCTTAATTGTTGACCTTCTAATGAGACGTGCCCTTGGAACCACAAAAGAGTTTGGCGAAAATGAACAGTCCGCGTTAAAAGAAATCGGCAATATACTTATATCTTCCTACATGAACGCGATAGCAAAATTAATGGGGTTAAATTCGGTGCCTTCAGTGCCGGCGCTTGCCGTGGATATGGTGGAAGCGGTATTTCAGACGGTTTCCGCGGAAATAGCAGAGACAGGATCCGAAGCGCTTTTAATAGAAACTGACATGGTGGAAGAAACCGCGAAGATACAGGCAACAGTATTTTTAATACCTGATGAAGAATCCATGAGGAAGATATTAACGTCGCTTGATAATACGGCAAGCGGCGCTTAA